Genomic window (Marinobacter fonticola):
CACTGGTTACCACCACCGGTACCGAGCACACCATCAAACTGGTCGAAGTATTCATCGGGATATTTGTCGGTGCCGTCACCTTCACCGGGTCACTGGTGGCCTGCGGCAAGCTTGACGGTCGTATCGATAGCAAGGCGCTCACGTTGCCGGGCCGCCACCTGATGAATCTCGCACTGGTTGGCTTGTGCCTGGCGTTGGGGGCTTGGTTCCTCGGCACAGATAGCGTGGTTCAGGGCCTCTTCGCGCTGACTATCATGACGGTATTGGCCTCGGTATTGGGCATCCACCTGATCATGGCCATCGGCGGGGCCGACATGCCCGTCGTCGTATCCATGCTCAACAGCTACTCGGGATGGGCCGCCGCGGCAATCGGCTTCATGCTGGGCAACGACTTGCTGATCGTCGTCGGCGCACTGGTCGGGAGTAGCGGCGCTATCCTCAGCTATATCATGTGTAAGGCGATGAATCGGTCGTTCGTTAGCGTCATCCTTGGCGGTTTCGGTCAGACGAGTAGTAGCTCCGCTGTAGCCGAAGGCGATCAAACAGTGCAGGAAACCAACATCGACGAGGTCTGCGAGGAGCTGCGCAATGCCGATTCGGTCATCATTGCTCCGGGCTACGGCATGGCGGTTGCTCAGGCGCAGAATGCCATCAGCGAGATCACCCAGCGCCTGCGCAAGCGGGGTGTCAATGTGCGTTTCGCTATCCATCCGGTCGCGGGCCGGCTCCCCGGCCACATGAACGTACTGTTGGCCGAGGCTCACGTGCCCTACGACATCGTGCTGGAGATGGATGAGATCAACGAGGACTTCGCCGATACCGACGTGGTTCTAGTCATCGGCGCCAACGACACGGTCAACCCCAGCGCGGCAGAAGATCCGAGCAGCCCGATTGCGGGTATGCCGGTATTGGAAGTCTGGAAAGCGCGGCGCGTAATCGTCCTGAAACGGGGGATGTCCACTGGCTACTCTGGTGTGGAGAACCCGCTTTTCTTCAAAGACAATACGCAGATGCTGTTTGGCGATGCCAAGGACAGTACCGACCGCATCATGGGCGGCTTGTCCAACGACTGACCCTTGAAGGGCTAACCCGAAAACCCTGCCGCTAAAGGCGCGACCAGACGGTCATCCAAGCCTTTAGCGGCAGCTTCGCGTTCCTTAACACCCGCCCTGAAAACCGGTCTGACGCCAGGCTTCATAGCAAACCACTGCCACCGCATTCGACAGATTAAGGCTGCGGGAGGTATTGCACATCGGCAAACGCAGAGCCCGCTCGATGGCGGGACCTTCCCGGATATCCGCAGGCAGACCCGCCGTCTCACTACCGAACAACAGCGCATCGCCCGCTTGAAACTGCACATCGCTGTAGTGGGTATTGGCTTTGGTCGTCAACGCAAAGATGCGTCGGTCGGGGTGCCGGTCAAGGAAGTTATCGAAATTCGGATAACGGCTCACATTGGCCAGATCGTGGTAGTCCAACCCTGCCCGCCGCAACTTGCGCTCCTCAAAATCAAAACCCAGCGGTTCTATTAGATGCAGGCGAAAGCCGGTATTGGCCGCCAGGCGGATGATGTTGCCGGTATTCGGCGCAATTTGAGGTTCGTGCAAAACGATATGGAACATGACGGGTTTAATTCATCGGGCGGAGGGAGGAAAAAGGCGGGAACGCGGGACCGACATTTATCGCCGGCCCCATCAAGTGCTCGACCCGTTAAGGGCTGATCAATGCTTCGGCTCTTCTTCGGCAGCCTGGCCTGCCGCTTCGTCCTGTTGACGCTTCAACGCCTGAGCATAGATCGCATCGAAGTTCACCGGCGCCAGCATCAGTCCCGGGAAGCTGCCCTTGTTGACAATGGTGTCAATGGATTCGCGAGCGTAGGGAAACAGGATGGTCGGACAGTAGGCGCCCAACATCTGACCAAGCTGCGGCCCTTCGATACCTTTCACCAAGAACACACCCGCCTGCTGGATCTCTACGATGTAAGCAACTTTCTCTTCCATCTTCGCCGTGATGGTTAGGGACAGCACGACTTCGTATTGGTTGTCGCTGATCTTATTGTGGGCCGTATTCAAGTCCAGGTTAACCTGAGGCTTCCACTGCTCCTGGAATACCGCTGGTGAGTTGGGAGACTCGAAAGACAGATCTTTGATATAGATACGCTGCAGCGCAAATTGCGGTTGGTTTGCGTTTTCGCCGCCTGCGGCCTGCTGGTTTTCAGCCATGTTCAATCCTTCCGATTCTATTCTGAGAGCACCGCGGTGCCTTTTCTTTTATAGTTGCGGGTGACGATAGAGACGCCACTATACCCGCTGCCCGATTCTATCGATGTGAAACAGTGCGCCAACTGCGCGGCAAATTCAACCGAAGCCCGGACTGCCACGCCAAACGCGTTTACTTCTTCTTCAGCGGCAGGTTGCTGCCTTTCCACTCGGAAATACCGCCGGCCAGACGAACGACGTTCTCGTAGCCATCCGTATTGAGCTGCTTCACGGCAGCGGCTGCATGCTGGCCCATCTTGTCCGCGACGATGATCTGCTTGTCCTTGTGCTTCTTCAGCTCGCCATGGCGATCCTTGAGCGCACTGAGGGGAATGTGGATCGAGCCGACGATGTGCCCCTCGGCAAAGTCCTTTCGCTCACGGATGTCCACTACGATCGCCTCGTCGCGGTTGATCAACGTAATCGCTGCCTGCGGACTGACTTTCTTGCCGCCGCGCCGGGTTTCCAGAAGGATCAGCCCAATCAGCAGCACCGCGAAGATCGAGACCAGAATGTAATGATTGACGATAAACTCAAAAGCTCTTTCCATTGGACAACCTGCTGCAGCCTGCGAACGATTAGGAACCTCCGATTAAGCCTGATGGCCGCGCTGCAAGCCTATAGGGGCTCGCCGATAGGCTGAATCGGAGGTTCCTTGGATGCGCGATTATACACACCCGCCGCCAGCGACAGAAGGCGCGGTCCATAGCCTGAAAAGTCGAAAGCAGGTAGACTCGAACACATTCATTTTCAACTCGATTCGGACCGAACGATGACAGCGACGCGAAAGACGACTGCACTGATTATTCTCGACGGCTGGGGCCACCGCGATCCCTCTGACGACAATGCCATCAGCAATGCCAACACCCCCTTCTGGGACAAGATTTGGCAGGAGCAGCCGAAGACGCTGATCAACACCTCCGGCATGTTCGTCGGCTTGCCCCAGGGCCAGATGGGCAACTCCGAAGTCGGTCACATGAACCTGGGCGCCGGCCGCGTTGTTTATCAAAGCCTGACCCGTATCGACAAAGACATCGAGGAAGGCACGTTCTCCGACAACAAAGCGCTGTGCGACGCCATCGACAAGGCGGTCGCCAACGGCAAAGCGGTCCACCTGCTGGGTTTGCTCTCGCCGGGCGGCGTCCATTGCCACGAAGACCACATCCTCGCCGCCACCGAAATCGCCAAAGCTCGCGGCGCCACGACAATCTACGTCCATGGGTTCCTCGACGGCCGGGACATGCCACCGCGTAGCGCCGAGCCGTCGTTGAAGAAGGCTGACGCCAAACTGCGGGAACTGGGCGTAGGTCGCGTCGCCTCCATCGTCGGCCGCTACTTTGCCATGGACCGGGATAATCGCTGGGATCGCGTGGAAGCCGCCTACAACCTGCTGACGACTGGCGAAGCCGAATTCGTCTCCGACAGCCCGGTCGAAGCGTTGCACGCCGCTTACGAACGTGGCGAGAACGACGAGTTCGTCAAGGCGACCCGCATCCAGGCCGAGGGCGAACCGGATGGCACCATTAACGACGGCGACAGCGTCATTTTCATGAACTTCCGCGCCGATCGTGCCCGGGAAATGACCCGGTGCTT
Coding sequences:
- a CDS encoding tRNA (cytidine(34)-2'-O)-methyltransferase, with the protein product MFHIVLHEPQIAPNTGNIIRLAANTGFRLHLIEPLGFDFEERKLRRAGLDYHDLANVSRYPNFDNFLDRHPDRRIFALTTKANTHYSDVQFQAGDALLFGSETAGLPADIREGPAIERALRLPMCNTSRSLNLSNAVAVVCYEAWRQTGFQGGC
- the gpmI gene encoding 2,3-bisphosphoglycerate-independent phosphoglycerate mutase encodes the protein MTATRKTTALIILDGWGHRDPSDDNAISNANTPFWDKIWQEQPKTLINTSGMFVGLPQGQMGNSEVGHMNLGAGRVVYQSLTRIDKDIEEGTFSDNKALCDAIDKAVANGKAVHLLGLLSPGGVHCHEDHILAATEIAKARGATTIYVHGFLDGRDMPPRSAEPSLKKADAKLRELGVGRVASIVGRYFAMDRDNRWDRVEAAYNLLTTGEAEFVSDSPVEALHAAYERGENDEFVKATRIQAEGEPDGTINDGDSVIFMNFRADRAREMTRCFVEDDFDGFKRTKRPALAEFVMLTEYSADIDTTCAYPPEKLVNSLGEYMEKLGRTQLRIAETEKYAHVTFFFSGGREEPYKGEERILVPSPRVATYDLQPEMSAPEVTDKLCEAIRSGKFDLVVCNYANGDMVGHTGSYDAAVKAAECIDQCLTKIAEALDDADGQALITADHGNCEQMTDPKSGQVHTAHTTGPVPLVYLGKSAVNFKDDGALSDVAPSLLTLMQLDQPAEMDGHSLIELD
- the pntB gene encoding Re/Si-specific NAD(P)(+) transhydrogenase subunit beta gives rise to the protein MSQGLITVAYVVASILFILSLGGLSHQETARRGNIYGVVGILIAVVATLAGTLDQGWIATALAIVIGAGVGITIANRVEMTQMPQLVALLHSFVGLAAVLVGFAGYVEPLVTTTGTEHTIKLVEVFIGIFVGAVTFTGSLVACGKLDGRIDSKALTLPGRHLMNLALVGLCLALGAWFLGTDSVVQGLFALTIMTVLASVLGIHLIMAIGGADMPVVVSMLNSYSGWAAAAIGFMLGNDLLIVVGALVGSSGAILSYIMCKAMNRSFVSVILGGFGQTSSSSAVAEGDQTVQETNIDEVCEELRNADSVIIAPGYGMAVAQAQNAISEITQRLRKRGVNVRFAIHPVAGRLPGHMNVLLAEAHVPYDIVLEMDEINEDFADTDVVLVIGANDTVNPSAAEDPSSPIAGMPVLEVWKARRVIVLKRGMSTGYSGVENPLFFKDNTQMLFGDAKDSTDRIMGGLSND
- a CDS encoding rhodanese-like domain-containing protein, coding for MERAFEFIVNHYILVSIFAVLLIGLILLETRRGGKKVSPQAAITLINRDEAIVVDIRERKDFAEGHIVGSIHIPLSALKDRHGELKKHKDKQIIVADKMGQHAAAAVKQLNTDGYENVVRLAGGISEWKGSNLPLKKK
- the secB gene encoding protein-export chaperone SecB, translating into MAENQQAAGGENANQPQFALQRIYIKDLSFESPNSPAVFQEQWKPQVNLDLNTAHNKISDNQYEVVLSLTITAKMEEKVAYIVEIQQAGVFLVKGIEGPQLGQMLGAYCPTILFPYARESIDTIVNKGSFPGLMLAPVNFDAIYAQALKRQQDEAAGQAAEEEPKH